One stretch of Thermanaerosceptrum fracticalcis DNA includes these proteins:
- a CDS encoding manganese efflux pump MntP family protein, with protein MNYSAVLLVSIALGIDAFSVAIGIGLAGIRRREIYLVSGVVCLFHIFMPLLGLTLGTYLGKVAGPVASVIGALVLITIGLSTIWENIRELGWGGRVVSPGTGKVSDVINIGNPVSLAVMAASVSLDALTAGFSLGTLRVDLTLTVITMGLVAGVMTAGGLIFGKRLNRTIGERAEILGGAILVLIGLKFLF; from the coding sequence ATGAATTATTCAGCCGTACTCCTGGTTTCCATAGCTTTAGGGATTGACGCCTTTTCTGTAGCAATCGGCATTGGTCTGGCAGGCATAAGACGAAGGGAAATCTATCTGGTTTCGGGAGTCGTTTGTCTTTTCCATATTTTCATGCCCCTTTTGGGACTAACCTTAGGAACTTATTTGGGCAAGGTGGCGGGACCCGTTGCCTCTGTCATCGGTGCCCTTGTGCTTATTACCATCGGGCTCAGCACTATCTGGGAGAACATCAGGGAGCTGGGATGGGGTGGGCGAGTGGTTTCTCCCGGTACGGGTAAAGTCAGTGACGTAATTAACATCGGCAATCCTGTGAGCCTGGCTGTGATGGCTGCCAGCGTAAGTTTGGATGCCTTAACCGCCGGATTTAGCCTGGGTACTTTACGGGTAGACTTAACCCTTACAGTAATCACCATGGGTTTAGTAGCCGGGGTTATGACTGCCGGCGGTCTAATTTTTGGCAAACGCCTGAACAGGACCATTGGCGAAAGAGCCGAAATCCTGGGCGGCGCCATTCTGGTACTGATAGGGCTTAAGTTCTTGTTCTGA
- a CDS encoding L-threonylcarbamoyladenylate synthase: MKTLIWQVDPSFIPDRIIKDAAQIIKEGGLVAFPTETVYGLGANGLSPEAVARIFRAKGRPSDNPLILHIADVHAVYTLAKDIPPAAFRVMERFWPGPLTLVLPKQDVIPREVTAGLATVALRMPSHPVALALIREAGVPVAAPSANRSGLPSPTTAQHVWDDLAGKIEAILDSGPTGVGLESTVLDLTEDRPVILRPGGITTEDLQEVLGEVSVDSGLAAPEAVPKAPGMKYTHYSPQAEVILVEGTPENVSRKIRELVERYTRQGKKIGLLLTDETWRLLGSLPVTYGKNMGTRLNLAGIARIIYGELRYCDQVGVDVIFTETYSQEGLGSALMNRLLKSAGYHVINA; the protein is encoded by the coding sequence ATGAAAACTCTTATCTGGCAAGTAGATCCTTCCTTTATTCCGGACAGGATCATCAAAGATGCTGCCCAAATTATTAAGGAAGGGGGTCTGGTAGCCTTTCCCACGGAAACGGTCTACGGCCTGGGTGCCAACGGTCTAAGTCCCGAAGCAGTGGCTAGAATATTTCGCGCCAAAGGCCGCCCCTCGGACAATCCTTTAATCCTGCATATCGCTGATGTACATGCCGTCTATACTTTGGCTAAAGATATACCCCCTGCTGCTTTCCGGGTCATGGAGCGCTTTTGGCCCGGTCCCCTGACACTGGTCTTACCTAAACAAGATGTCATTCCCCGGGAGGTTACCGCAGGTTTGGCTACCGTAGCCTTAAGGATGCCCAGTCATCCTGTAGCCCTGGCTCTGATCAGGGAGGCCGGGGTTCCGGTAGCCGCACCCAGCGCCAACCGTTCCGGGTTGCCCAGTCCCACCACGGCCCAGCACGTCTGGGATGACCTGGCAGGAAAGATTGAAGCTATTCTGGACAGTGGACCCACAGGTGTGGGTTTGGAATCTACAGTGCTGGATCTAACGGAAGATAGACCGGTTATTTTGCGGCCCGGCGGCATAACGACTGAGGATTTACAGGAGGTGCTGGGGGAGGTTTCAGTTGATTCCGGCCTCGCTGCCCCGGAAGCTGTCCCTAAAGCTCCAGGCATGAAATATACCCATTATTCACCCCAGGCGGAAGTGATCCTTGTCGAGGGAACTCCGGAAAATGTTTCGCGTAAAATTAGGGAACTTGTGGAACGCTACACTAGACAGGGTAAAAAAATAGGTCTCTTGTTGACGGATGAAACATGGCGGCTTTTAGGGAGCCTTCCTGTCACCTACGGTAAAAATATGGGTACCCGTTTAAATCTGGCAGGAATAGCCCGGATAATTTACGGCGAGCTCCGTTATTGCGACCAGGTGGGTGTGGATGTCATTTTCACAGAGACCTACAGCCAGGAAGGGTTAGGCAGTGCTTTGATGAACAGGCTCTTAAAATCTGCGGGCTATCATGTCATAAATGCCTAA
- a CDS encoding Na(+)/H(+) antiporter subunit D produces the protein MNFEFHPGFILLLGAISVTVLPLFFRRVVMVLAPLLAIAAVFALQAGTIWSYPFINGLELILLKVDRLSWVFALIFSIMALLGNIYALHIKNRGESAAGLAYAGSSLGVVLAGDWVTLIFFWELMAVTSTLLIWYRKAPQAISAGFRYILVHFFGGNLLLAGIFLKVTGGEPLITVLTGTNDLAFWLILLGISINAAIPPLHAWLTDAYPEGTVSGSVFLSSFTTKVAVYCLIRVFPGTELLIWAGVIMALYGVVYAVLENDIRRLLAYHIISQVGYMVAAVGMGTDLALNGAVSHAFSHILYKSLLFMGAGAVIYATGRRKLSELGGFFREMPATVILYTVGAFSISGVPLFNGFISKSMIVSAAAYNHMPAVELLLYLASVGTFLHTGLKLPYFMFFGPDRGLKPGKIPLNMHAAMIGGAFLCTMYGVVPSLLYQYLPFAATYEPYTLDHVISAVQLLVATLAAFWLFIPKLGGEPTVSVDTDWFYRRPLYYLTISLVNFVSSVRNGSGVWGNRLLEAVVPFFRNPLVLVPQTGENGPPSPFYQEDRYRFPVGITVLMSVIVFVVALSYIWLT, from the coding sequence ATGAATTTTGAATTTCATCCCGGTTTTATCCTGCTTTTGGGTGCCATTTCAGTAACTGTCCTGCCCCTCTTTTTCCGCCGTGTAGTCATGGTGCTGGCTCCCCTGCTGGCCATTGCGGCTGTCTTTGCCCTGCAGGCAGGCACAATTTGGTCCTATCCCTTTATCAACGGCCTGGAACTGATCCTGTTAAAAGTTGATCGTCTTTCCTGGGTTTTTGCCCTGATTTTCAGCATCATGGCCCTGTTAGGCAATATCTATGCCCTCCATATCAAAAACAGGGGGGAAAGTGCCGCAGGTCTGGCTTATGCCGGCAGTTCCCTGGGCGTGGTGCTGGCCGGTGATTGGGTAACCCTGATCTTTTTCTGGGAGCTTATGGCTGTGACATCTACCCTTTTAATCTGGTACAGAAAGGCTCCTCAGGCCATCAGTGCCGGTTTCAGGTACATTCTGGTCCATTTCTTTGGCGGCAATCTCCTCCTGGCCGGGATCTTCCTCAAAGTCACCGGGGGAGAACCTTTGATTACGGTTCTGACGGGAACAAATGACCTGGCTTTTTGGCTGATTTTACTGGGCATTTCCATAAATGCGGCTATTCCCCCTCTTCATGCCTGGCTGACAGATGCCTATCCTGAGGGAACGGTCAGCGGAAGTGTTTTCCTCAGCTCATTTACTACCAAGGTTGCCGTGTATTGTCTGATCAGGGTTTTCCCCGGTACGGAACTTTTAATCTGGGCCGGCGTAATCATGGCTCTCTACGGTGTGGTTTATGCCGTACTGGAAAACGATATCAGGCGACTTCTGGCCTATCATATCATCAGCCAGGTAGGTTACATGGTGGCTGCCGTTGGCATGGGTACCGATCTGGCCCTGAATGGCGCTGTATCCCACGCTTTCAGCCATATTCTTTACAAATCCCTCCTCTTTATGGGAGCGGGAGCTGTAATTTATGCCACCGGGCGGCGTAAGCTCTCTGAACTGGGTGGCTTTTTCCGGGAAATGCCGGCTACGGTCATCCTTTATACCGTAGGTGCCTTTTCCATCTCAGGTGTACCCCTTTTCAACGGGTTTATCAGCAAATCCATGATTGTTTCCGCTGCTGCCTACAACCATATGCCTGCAGTAGAACTTCTCCTGTATTTGGCCAGCGTGGGTACCTTTTTACACACAGGTCTGAAACTCCCCTATTTCATGTTTTTCGGGCCTGACCGCGGCCTTAAGCCCGGAAAAATCCCCTTAAATATGCATGCAGCTATGATCGGCGGAGCCTTTCTCTGCACCATGTACGGAGTAGTCCCCTCCCTCCTATACCAGTACTTGCCCTTTGCTGCCACCTATGAGCCATATACCCTGGACCATGTGATTTCCGCTGTGCAGCTTCTGGTAGCAACACTGGCTGCTTTCTGGTTATTCATTCCTAAACTCGGTGGTGAGCCCACCGTTTCCGTAGATACTGACTGGTTCTACCGGCGGCCCCTGTATTACCTGACAATTTCCCTGGTCAACTTTGTCTCTAGTGTACGGAACGGTTCCGGGGTATGGGGCAACAGGCTCCTTGAAGCAGTAGTGCCCTTTTTTAGAAATCCCCTGGTCCTGGTTCCCCAGACTGGGGAAAATGGTCCTCCGTCTCCTTTCTACCAGGAGGACAGGTACCGCTTCCCGGTGGGGATAACGGTCCTGATGAGTGTTATTGTTTTTGTCGTTGCCCTTTCATATATCTGGTTGACCTGA
- a CDS encoding monovalent cation/H+ antiporter subunit D family protein, with protein sequence MAVDFVLDYRPLWAVLISMVAAGLILLSGRHPNLRESWTILAAFGKAAIVYSMLPTVLAGTVLETTPLNIAKGISLHLRVDTMGMLFAALASALWVVTSFYSIGYMRELDEKHQTGYFASFAVCLSATMGIAFAANLLTFFVFYEILTIATYPLVIHKRNEEAINSGRKYLVYTLVAGQLLLIGIIWTQLLAGSGDFQAGGFLAGKASVGVLQTIFVLMIIGTAVKAGVMPLHGWLPAAMVAPTPVSALLHAVAVVKAGAFGILRVIGFVFGPKLLAEIGVATFLAWVAAFTIIVSSLIALAQDNLKRRLAFSTVGQLSYVVLGASLLTPLGFLGGMYHIIAHAFMKITLFFCAGAVYATHHISNVSEMRGIGRKMPFTMGAFAVGSLGIAGLPFLVGFISKWNIALGALQGGQGIFVAVLIGSAMLSSAYFLPIVYMAFFKEPEEMTHHGDHHGQHGEANLAMLIPLVITAVFSLILGVLPNAGGSFYDLAVMTAKSIVGGNLMGGGW encoded by the coding sequence ATGGCCGTTGATTTTGTACTTGATTACCGGCCCCTGTGGGCGGTGCTGATTTCTATGGTAGCTGCCGGGTTAATATTGTTGAGTGGCCGGCATCCCAATCTTCGGGAATCCTGGACCATATTGGCGGCATTTGGTAAAGCAGCTATCGTTTACTCCATGCTGCCCACGGTTTTAGCGGGTACGGTACTGGAAACGACGCCCTTAAATATCGCTAAAGGGATCAGTTTACATCTCCGGGTTGATACCATGGGCATGCTTTTCGCTGCCTTGGCATCAGCCCTGTGGGTGGTTACTTCTTTCTATTCTATTGGTTATATGCGGGAGCTGGATGAAAAACACCAGACCGGTTATTTTGCCAGTTTTGCCGTGTGTCTCTCCGCTACCATGGGGATTGCTTTCGCAGCCAACTTGCTGACCTTCTTCGTATTCTACGAGATCCTGACTATAGCCACTTACCCTCTGGTTATTCATAAGCGTAACGAGGAGGCTATCAATTCAGGCCGTAAATACCTGGTCTATACTCTCGTTGCCGGTCAATTGTTACTGATAGGGATCATCTGGACCCAGCTCCTGGCAGGAAGCGGTGATTTCCAGGCCGGGGGTTTCCTGGCTGGCAAGGCTTCCGTGGGAGTCTTACAGACCATCTTTGTGCTAATGATCATAGGTACTGCCGTTAAAGCGGGCGTAATGCCCCTCCACGGCTGGCTTCCCGCGGCCATGGTGGCTCCCACGCCTGTCAGCGCCCTGCTCCATGCTGTGGCCGTTGTTAAGGCCGGCGCCTTTGGTATTCTCCGGGTCATCGGCTTTGTTTTCGGCCCCAAGTTGTTGGCTGAAATTGGTGTGGCCACGTTTCTGGCCTGGGTGGCAGCCTTTACCATTATTGTTTCTTCCCTCATTGCCCTGGCGCAGGATAACCTGAAAAGGCGGTTGGCTTTCTCAACTGTAGGCCAATTGTCTTATGTGGTCCTGGGAGCTTCTCTTTTGACTCCTTTGGGTTTCTTGGGCGGCATGTATCATATTATTGCCCATGCCTTTATGAAAATCACTCTCTTTTTCTGTGCCGGCGCTGTTTATGCCACTCACCACATTTCCAATGTCAGCGAAATGAGGGGAATAGGACGAAAAATGCCTTTTACCATGGGGGCCTTTGCTGTTGGCTCGCTGGGGATTGCGGGGCTGCCTTTCCTTGTAGGCTTTATCAGTAAGTGGAATATTGCCCTCGGCGCCCTGCAGGGCGGACAAGGAATATTTGTTGCGGTACTCATTGGCAGCGCCATGCTCAGCAGTGCCTATTTCCTTCCTATCGTTTATATGGCCTTCTTTAAGGAGCCTGAGGAAATGACTCACCATGGAGATCACCACGGGCAGCATGGAGAAGCCAACCTGGCCATGCTCATTCCCCTGGTAATCACGGCTGTCTTCTCGTTGATCCTGGGGGTACTGCCCAATGCCGGCGGAAGTTTTTATGACCTGGCGGTTATGACGGCTAAAAGCATTGTGGGTGGCAATTTGATGGGAGGAGGGTGGTAA
- a CDS encoding complex I subunit 5 family protein gives MREQLPALIIIVPLLAALAAPLIAYLSTRLLRIVIIGAILVSHLSALGTLLRVLAEGPWHYRFGGWLPPWGIEYVIDPLSGSMAVLISFISLVVAIYSGPFFKADTWLRKGIFYALYALLTTGLLGMVVTGDVFNLYVFLEISSLAAYALIASGGHKATVAAFRYLLIGTVGASFYLLGIGYLYAITGSLNMADLVHRLQPLMDSPAVLTAVVMLVVGMGIKMALFPMHGWLPDAYTYAPPPATAFISGVMTKVSAYVLFRFFFFVLGAMNGPVPAALTVVGWAAAVGIIIGSVMAIAQTDFRRMLAYSSVAQIGYIALGLAIGNTFALIGAVLHILNHAVMKSCLFLVAGGVKWKTGEHTIEKYAELSRRMPLTMGAFLIAALSMVGLPPTAGFFSKWYLVLGAMEARMWPYIVVIILSSLLNAVYFFRVIEHVYMKKAEPKATEENGGGRELPVAMLVPIVLLGVGILVIGVLNEPIVTQILQYALPGGGR, from the coding sequence ATGAGAGAACAGCTCCCTGCCTTAATAATCATTGTTCCGCTTTTGGCCGCCCTTGCTGCGCCTCTAATTGCGTATCTGTCTACCAGGTTATTACGGATAGTTATTATCGGCGCTATCCTTGTTTCTCATCTTAGCGCCTTAGGGACTTTACTGCGGGTTTTGGCTGAAGGACCGTGGCACTATAGGTTCGGCGGCTGGCTGCCCCCCTGGGGGATAGAATACGTTATAGACCCCTTAAGTGGCAGCATGGCCGTTCTTATCTCCTTTATCAGCCTGGTTGTTGCTATCTACTCAGGCCCCTTCTTTAAAGCCGATACCTGGTTGAGAAAAGGGATATTTTATGCCCTTTATGCCTTGCTGACCACAGGCCTTCTGGGAATGGTGGTAACCGGGGACGTCTTTAACCTCTATGTCTTCCTGGAAATTTCCTCTCTGGCGGCTTATGCCTTAATTGCCTCAGGAGGTCATAAAGCTACTGTGGCCGCTTTCCGTTATCTTTTAATCGGAACGGTGGGAGCTTCTTTCTATCTCCTGGGTATTGGCTACCTTTATGCCATTACCGGATCACTTAATATGGCGGACCTGGTTCACAGGCTCCAGCCCTTAATGGATTCTCCCGCTGTCTTAACTGCTGTGGTCATGCTGGTAGTAGGGATGGGCATTAAAATGGCCCTTTTCCCTATGCACGGGTGGTTACCTGATGCCTACACGTATGCACCCCCACCTGCCACAGCCTTTATATCCGGGGTAATGACCAAGGTATCAGCCTATGTTCTTTTCCGCTTTTTCTTCTTTGTACTCGGCGCTATGAACGGTCCGGTTCCCGCTGCTCTTACCGTTGTTGGCTGGGCTGCGGCTGTCGGGATTATTATTGGCTCGGTCATGGCTATTGCCCAGACTGATTTTCGCAGGATGCTGGCCTACTCCAGTGTGGCTCAAATCGGTTACATTGCCCTGGGTTTAGCCATCGGCAATACATTCGCCCTAATTGGAGCTGTCCTGCATATCCTGAACCACGCTGTCATGAAGAGCTGTCTCTTCCTGGTAGCCGGAGGTGTTAAATGGAAAACAGGGGAGCATACCATCGAGAAATATGCTGAACTGAGCCGGAGGATGCCTTTGACCATGGGGGCCTTTCTTATTGCCGCCCTTTCCATGGTTGGACTTCCGCCTACTGCTGGCTTCTTTAGCAAGTGGTACCTGGTGCTGGGAGCCATGGAAGCCCGGATGTGGCCGTATATCGTTGTCATCATCCTCAGCAGCCTTTTAAATGCGGTCTATTTCTTCCGTGTTATTGAACATGTATATATGAAAAAAGCTGAACCCAAGGCTACAGAAGAGAACGGGGGCGGCAGGGAACTGCCCGTTGCCATGCTGGTGCCCATTGTCCTTTTGGGTGTAGGCATTTTAGTCATCGGGGTATTGAATGAACCCATTGTTACACAAATTCTGCAATATGCACTTCCGGGGGGTGGGCGATAG
- a CDS encoding cation:proton antiporter subunit C has protein sequence MQELFSQYFIYWLILILFMVGPFGMIYKKNLVKKLMAMNVMQVAVIIFFLVLGQKTGGTLPIEMHGLAGVENYINPLPHALMLTAIVVSLSTTGVALALLILIQRRYGTLEEDEMLRRMNQ, from the coding sequence ATGCAAGAACTGTTTTCCCAATATTTCATATACTGGCTGATTTTAATCCTTTTTATGGTAGGGCCTTTCGGTATGATTTATAAAAAGAACCTGGTAAAAAAACTTATGGCCATGAATGTTATGCAGGTGGCAGTGATTATTTTTTTCCTGGTTCTTGGACAAAAAACCGGCGGAACATTACCTATTGAAATGCATGGTTTGGCAGGGGTAGAAAACTATATTAACCCGCTTCCTCACGCCCTGATGCTTACGGCCATAGTTGTAAGCCTCAGTACGACAGGTGTAGCCTTAGCCTTGTTGATACTGATTCAACGGCGTTACGGGACCCTTGAGGAAGACGAAATGCTACGGAGGATGAATCAATGA
- a CDS encoding MnhB domain-containing protein — translation MNRKFGTIILDTAFRYLVPFILVYGMYVLMHGEYSPGGGFQAGALFGIAVVLGRLIQGEEAMLNISGNTAIILAGIGTFIYGFIGVLTMLFNGNFLEYGAFPLNMAEADRHALGILGIEIGVTICVMATIIAIFDALTRREEW, via the coding sequence ATGAACAGGAAATTTGGCACTATTATACTGGATACAGCCTTTAGATATCTTGTTCCCTTCATTTTGGTTTACGGGATGTATGTTTTAATGCATGGTGAATACAGTCCTGGCGGTGGCTTCCAGGCAGGAGCCCTCTTTGGCATTGCTGTGGTTTTAGGCCGCCTGATCCAGGGCGAGGAAGCCATGCTTAATATATCCGGTAACACGGCCATTATCCTGGCTGGAATTGGCACCTTTATATACGGTTTTATCGGTGTCTTAACCATGTTGTTCAACGGGAACTTTTTGGAGTATGGCGCATTTCCCCTCAATATGGCGGAGGCAGACAGGCATGCCCTGGGTATCCTTGGTATTGAAATCGGGGTTACCATCTGTGTAATGGCCACGATTATAGCAATTTTTGATGCGCTTACCAGAAGGGAAGAGTGGTAG
- the mbhE gene encoding hydrogen gas-evolving membrane-bound hydrogenase subunit E, translated as MTRLLTFLAIGLMSLMLFITTSGLPMLFDPNSPAATHVSPRYIEKSHEETGSPNFVTAVLADYRGYDTLGETTVIFTAGIAAVLLLRAARKHSDCLPGGDEE; from the coding sequence GTGACCAGGTTGTTGACTTTTCTGGCTATAGGCCTTATGAGCCTGATGCTGTTTATTACAACTAGTGGCCTACCTATGCTCTTTGATCCCAATTCTCCTGCGGCAACTCATGTTTCTCCCCGTTACATTGAAAAAAGCCATGAGGAGACAGGCTCACCCAATTTTGTTACAGCTGTTTTAGCTGATTACAGGGGTTATGATACCCTGGGTGAAACTACCGTTATTTTCACTGCCGGCATTGCTGCTGTCTTATTGTTAAGGGCCGCCAGAAAGCATTCTGACTGCCTTCCGGGAGGGGATGAAGAATGA
- a CDS encoding Na(+)/H(+) antiporter subunit B codes for MKELSLIAVLLVLMVVTGTLALFLKDLLASIILFSAFSFFAVLIYLALGAPDVAFTEAVVGVVSTTFFIAALRRLKRGCSR; via the coding sequence GTGAAGGAGTTGTCATTAATTGCTGTCCTTCTGGTGTTAATGGTGGTTACGGGGACCCTGGCCCTCTTTTTAAAAGATTTACTGGCGTCAATAATCCTTTTTAGTGCCTTTAGTTTTTTTGCCGTGCTGATATATCTTGCTCTGGGCGCTCCCGACGTTGCCTTTACTGAAGCTGTTGTCGGCGTGGTGTCCACCACTTTCTTTATTGCCGCCCTCAGGAGATTGAAAAGGGGGTGCTCAAGGTGA
- the mnhG gene encoding monovalent cation/H(+) antiporter subunit G codes for MKILAVLFLLAGFFFTAVAAIGVLRFPDFYTRLHASGKGDTLGIALSLIGLAIYEGFSLVSLKLMFIVIFIFLANPIGTHVLARAAFRSGVKPWTKKGE; via the coding sequence ATGAAAATACTTGCAGTTTTATTTTTATTAGCGGGCTTTTTCTTCACAGCCGTAGCTGCTATTGGCGTCCTTCGTTTCCCTGACTTTTATACACGTCTGCATGCCTCTGGAAAAGGGGATACTTTAGGGATTGCCCTATCTCTTATAGGTCTGGCTATTTACGAAGGGTTTTCCTTGGTTAGTCTCAAACTCATGTTCATTGTTATTTTCATTTTCCTGGCCAACCCCATTGGAACTCATGTCTTAGCAAGAGCCGCTTTCCGGTCAGGGGTTAAACCATGGACAAAAAAGGGGGAGTAG
- a CDS encoding monovalent cation/H+ antiporter complex subunit F has protein sequence MTIDNLFVALVVGLVILVMLMMIRVFQGPTVYDRLNGLGVIGTDAILVLVLLGFLSGRADMYVDIAISYAILGFIGLVVIAKYLEGKGDSDV, from the coding sequence ATGACTATAGATAACCTTTTTGTGGCTTTGGTGGTGGGACTGGTAATTCTGGTTATGCTCATGATGATCCGTGTTTTCCAGGGCCCTACTGTCTATGACCGCTTGAATGGTTTGGGGGTAATTGGCACCGATGCTATTCTTGTTTTAGTCCTGCTGGGTTTTTTGAGTGGACGGGCAGATATGTATGTCGATATTGCCATCTCCTATGCGATCCTTGGTTTTATAGGTTTGGTTGTTATTGCCAAATATCTTGAGGGGAAAGGAGACAGCGACGTATGA
- a CDS encoding Na+/H+ antiporter subunit E — protein sequence MNKNADKKTKINGSELLQFIVLTITLFGFWLILSGMMKTKFLIIGFGTSLVTAWLTRSLLRLPSAAGQNEAFLAFHFPYLKYLTYWLWLLGEVVKANIDVVKLVLDPKMPINPQIITFKKPMANPIAHVTLANSITLTPGTVTIDLEDGVYYVHAITEEAARSLVPEEGEGDMLRRVACLFHEQETVARGGEMS from the coding sequence ATGAATAAAAATGCAGACAAAAAAACAAAAATTAATGGCTCAGAGTTATTGCAGTTTATAGTTCTTACAATAACTCTTTTTGGCTTTTGGCTAATTCTTTCGGGTATGATGAAGACCAAGTTCCTTATCATAGGCTTTGGTACGTCCCTGGTTACGGCCTGGCTTACGCGGTCCTTGCTTCGCTTGCCTTCTGCAGCCGGGCAGAATGAGGCCTTTTTGGCTTTCCATTTTCCATATTTGAAGTACCTGACCTACTGGCTCTGGCTTTTAGGGGAAGTTGTCAAAGCCAATATTGATGTTGTCAAACTGGTGCTTGACCCCAAAATGCCGATTAATCCCCAAATTATAACTTTTAAGAAACCTATGGCCAACCCTATTGCTCATGTTACCCTGGCAAACTCCATTACCCTTACACCTGGCACGGTAACCATTGATCTTGAAGATGGAGTCTATTATGTTCATGCCATTACGGAGGAAGCTGCCCGCTCTCTGGTCCCTGAAGAGGGAGAAGGGGATATGCTCAGGCGTGTTGCCTGCCTTTTCCATGAGCAGGAGACTGTGGCGAGAGGGGGAGAAATGTCATGA
- a CDS encoding DUF1646 family protein: MMEQCTGDLVVYAGLGAIFLFVLVAPFVSRGVEKNLEPFLFIMGLAAVLLTGDLTLDLLRTALVEPLPISLAVLITGFLFYLGKDWLTKATSCVSRQIPPAVLHFLIVVILGLSASIITAIIASLVLVEVILLLNLDRKNRVVLSVLACFAISLGAVLTPLGEPLSAIASARLKVDFFYLMRLLGLYLIPGIFFIAFLAALCVGATRKKGAAFQRAGMDIKEVIPRAFRVYIFIMALIFLGEGFRPLIDRYVVPRDSRILYWINMISAVLDNATLAAAELTPSMNRQQVSGCLMGLLLSGGMLIPGNIPNIITASRLQIASSEWARVGIPLGLGLMIFYYVILF, encoded by the coding sequence ATGATGGAGCAATGTACAGGCGATCTTGTGGTTTATGCTGGTTTGGGGGCAATTTTTTTATTTGTCCTGGTGGCTCCTTTTGTTTCCAGGGGTGTAGAGAAGAACCTGGAGCCCTTTCTGTTTATCATGGGATTGGCTGCTGTCCTTTTAACGGGCGATTTGACCCTGGACTTATTAAGAACGGCCCTGGTAGAGCCGCTGCCCATTTCTCTGGCTGTACTGATTACAGGGTTTTTGTTTTACCTGGGTAAAGACTGGTTGACCAAGGCTACAAGTTGTGTCAGCCGGCAAATACCGCCAGCCGTATTGCATTTTCTTATTGTTGTGATACTGGGGCTTTCTGCCAGTATTATTACGGCTATTATCGCTTCGCTGGTCCTGGTGGAAGTGATCTTACTTCTGAATTTGGACCGGAAAAATCGGGTTGTGCTTAGCGTTCTGGCTTGTTTTGCCATAAGTTTGGGAGCAGTACTAACGCCTCTGGGTGAACCCCTTTCCGCTATTGCCAGTGCCAGACTCAAAGTAGATTTTTTTTACTTAATGCGTTTGCTGGGCTTATATCTTATTCCAGGAATTTTCTTCATAGCCTTTTTAGCAGCTCTTTGCGTGGGGGCTACCCGCAAAAAGGGAGCCGCTTTTCAGAGAGCTGGGATGGATATAAAAGAAGTAATTCCCAGGGCATTTAGAGTTTATATCTTTATTATGGCCTTAATCTTTCTGGGTGAAGGTTTCCGTCCCCTAATTGACCGGTATGTAGTCCCCCGGGACAGCAGGATTCTGTACTGGATTAATATGATCTCTGCTGTTCTTGATAACGCCACTTTGGCTGCTGCCGAGTTAACCCCCTCGATGAACAGGCAGCAGGTCTCGGGATGTCTTATGGGGCTCTTATTAAGCGGTGGTATGCTTATTCCCGGCAACATACCCAACATTATTACGGCCAGCCGGCTGCAAATTGCCAGCAGTGAATGGGCCAGGGTGGGCATCCCCCTGGGGTTGGGCCTGATGATTTTTTATTACGTAATCTTATTCTGA